Proteins co-encoded in one Amaranthus tricolor cultivar Red isolate AtriRed21 chromosome 7, ASM2621246v1, whole genome shotgun sequence genomic window:
- the LOC130817417 gene encoding ADP,ATP carrier protein, mitochondrial-like, producing the protein MAEMKQQPSVMQKIGAGQLHLTSSLSQITQPRYGGMQNPALVQRRFAYGNYTNAALQCRTTQDLSFTSNMASPVVAYAPAEKGPAAFAIDFLMGGVSAAVSKTAAAPIERVKLLIQNQDEMIKAGRLSEPYKGIGDCFKRTIKDEGIMSLWRGNTANVIRYFPTQALNFAFKDYFKRMFNFKKDRDGYWKWFAGNLASGGAAGASSLFFVYSLDYARTRLANDSKAAKKGGGERQFNGLVDVYRKTWASDGLAGLYRGFNISCVGIIVYRGLYFGLYDSVKPVVLTGSLQDSFFASFALGWLITNGAGLASYPIDTVRRRMMMTSGEAVKYKGSFDCFAQILKNEGAKSLFKGAGANILRAVAGAGVLAGYDKLQVLVFGKKYGSGGA; encoded by the exons ATGGCTGAGATGAAGCAACAACCTTCAGTTATGCAGAAGATTGGAGCTGGCCAACTCCACCTCACCAGCAGTCTTTCACAGATCACTCAACCTCGTTATGGTGGCATGCAAAACCCTGCCTTGGTTCAGAGACGTTTTGCCTATGGAAACTACACGAATGCTGCATTGCAGTGCCGTACTACCCAAGACTTATCTTTTACCTCCAACATGGCTTCCCCTGTTGTTGCATACGCTCCTGCTGAGAAAGGACCTGCTGCTTTTGCCATTGATTTTCTCATGGGAGGAGTTTCAGCTGCTGTCTCTAAGACTGCTGCTGCTCCAATTGAGCGTGTTAAGCTTTTGATCCAGAACCAAGATGAAATGATTAAAGCTGGTCGTCTTTCGGAACCCTACAAGGGTATTGGTGACTGTTTCAAGAGAACAATTAAAGATGAGGGTATTATGTCCTTGTGGAGAGGGAACACCGCTAATGTGATTCGTTATTTCCCTACTCAG GCCTTAAACTTTGCTTTCAAGGATTACTTCAAGAGAATGTTCAACTTCAAGAAGGACAGGGATGGTTACTGGAAGTGGTTTGCTGGTAACTTGGCGTCTGGTGGTGCTGCTGGTGCCTCCTCCTTGTTCTTTGTGTACTCCTTGGATTATGCCCGTACCCGTCTTGCTAATGACTCCAAGGCTGCCAAGAAAGGTGGAGGAGAGAGGCAATTCAACGGTCTTGTTGATGTTTACCGCAAGACATGGGCTTCTGATGGTCTTGCTGGTCTCTACCGTGGATTTAACATCTCTTGTGTTGGTATCATTGTATACCGTGGACTGTACTTTGGTCTTTACGATTCAGTGAAACCTGTTGTTTTGACGGGAAGTTTGCAG GACAGTTTCTTCGCTAGCTTTGCACTCGGTTGGCTTATCACCAATGGTGCTGGTCTTGCTTCCTACCCAATCGATACTGTCCGTAGAAGAATGATGATGACCTCCGGTGAGGCCGTCAAGTACAAGGGATCATTTGACTGCTTTGCTCAGATCCTCAAGAACGAGGGTGCTAAGTCCCTTTTCAAGGGAGCTGGTGCCAACATCCTCCGTGCTGTTGCTGGTGCTGGTGTGTTGGCTGGTTACGACAAGCTCCAGGTCCTCGTCTTTGGAAAGAAGTACGGTTCAGGTGGTGCTTAA
- the LOC130817416 gene encoding copper-transporting ATPase HMA4-like: MDFNGKVDLKEPLLENQNSVTVNVTRASAYGDKKIGTVTFKTKGIECTSCATSIESALGELDGIETVVVSAMDGNTVVKYMPKVVDLKKIREAVENAGFQVEGFPEQEIAVCRLKIKGMACTSCSESVERALSVADGVKKAVVGLTLEEAKVHFDSRVTNPERIIEAVEDAGFDADLISSGDDINKVYLKLDGVHTLEDYNTIRTALELATGVNNVDMDIEEKRVTVSYDPDVTGPRSLINCIREASTDLCSYDANLYVPPRQRDLDHRVEIQMYRNLFLWSCIFSVPVFVFSMILPMLPPYGDWLDYKIQNMLTVGMLLRCLLCAPVQFIIGQRFYIGAYYALRRKSANMDVLVAVGTNVAFFYSLYILIKALTFNDFEGQDFFETSAMLISFILLGKYLEIVAKGKTSDALAKLSELAPDTAWLVTVDSNVNITSEIEISTQLIQRNDLFKIVPGAKVPVDGIVIYGHSYVNESMITGEAKPVTKRPGDKVIGGTVNENGCIIVKATHIGSETALSQIVQLVEAAQLARAPVQKLADQISRFFVPTVVTVAFITWLAWFVTGVAGVYPKHWIPKAMDKFELALQFGISVVVVACPCALGLATPTAVMVATGKGASLGVLIKGGSALQKAHKVKAVVFDKTGTLTVGKPVVVSAVLFSGVTMEEFCDLAIAAEANSEHPLAKAVAEHAKILRRKHESLVDHVEDAKDFEVHPGAGVSGKVGEKIVLVGNKRLLQIYNVSMSAEVEEYITRTEILARTCVLVAIDGKVAGAFSVTDPVKPEARHVVKHLHSMGISSIMVTGDNWGTATAIAKEVGINQVFAETEPIGKADKIKEIQMKGLTVAMVGDGINDSPALVAADVGMAIGAGTNVAIEAADIILIKSNLEDVVTAIDLSRKTMSRIRLNYVWALGYNVLAMPIAAGILFPFTGIRLPPWVAGACMAASSVSVVCSSLLLQSYKKPLNVGSI; the protein is encoded by the exons ATGGATTTCAATGGAAAGGTTGACTTAAAAGAACCTCTTTTAGAAAATCAGAACAGTGTGACTGTTAACGTTACTCGAGCGAGTGCGTATGGTGATAAGAAGATTGGAACGGTGACGTTCAAGACAAAAGGTATTGAATGTACATCATGTGCGACTTCCATAGAATCCGCGCTTGGGGAGCTTGATGGAATCGAAACTGTTGTTGTATCAGCAATGGATGGGAATACTGTGGTCAAATACATGCCAAAAGTTGTTGAT ttaaaaaaaattagagaggCTGTAGAAAATGCAGGGTTCCAAGTTGAGGGGTTTCCCGAGCAAGAAATTGCAGTATGTCGACTGAAAATTAAAGGAATGGCATGCACAAGCTGCTCGGAGTCTGTTGAACGTGCCCTTTCAGTGGCTGACGGAGTTAAAAAGGCGGTGGTTGGCCTTACTCTTGAGGAAGCCAAGGTTCACTTTGATTCACGTGTTACAAACCCTGAGAGAATTATAGAAGCAGTGGAAGATGCTGGCTTTGACGCTGATCTTATAAGCTCTGGAGATGATATCAACAAAGTCTACCTAAAGCTTGATGGAGTTCATACGCTTGAAGATTATAATACTATTAGAACTGCTCTTGAGTTAGCTACTGGTGTTAATAATGTTGACATGGACATTGAAGAAAAAAGGGTAACTGTAAGCTACGATCCTGATGTAACTGGCCCGAGGTCTCTGATAAACTGCATTAGAGAAGCTTCTACTGACCTCTGTTCTTATGATGCAAACTTGTATGTTCCTCCAAGACAAAGGGATTTGGATCATCGGGTTGAGATCCAAATGTACAGAAACCTTTTCTTATGGAGTTGTATATTTTCTGTGCCAGTGTTTGTTTTCTCCATGATATTGCCGATGCTTCCACCTTATGGGGACTGGTTAGATTACAAGATTCAGAACATGCTTACTGTTGGAATGTTGCTGAGATGTCTCCTTTGTGCACCAGTGCAGTTCATCATCGGACAGAG GTTTTATATTGGAGCATACTATGCATTGAGGCGAAAATCTGCTAATATGGATGTTCTTGTGGCTGTGGGAACTAATGTTGCTTTCTTCTACTCTCTGTACATACTGATTAAAGCCTTGACTTTCAATGACTTTGAAGGGCAAGATTTCTTTGAGACTAGTGCGATGCTAATATCTTTTATACTTCTGGGCAAGTATTTGGAGATTGTAGCGAAAGGGAAAACTTCAGATGCTTTAGCAAAGTTGTCAGAGCTTGCTCCAGATACAGCATGGCTGGTAACAGTTGACAGCAATGTAAATATCACATCAGAAATTGAAATAAGCACTCAACTTATACAACGAAATGACTTGTTTAAAATTGTTCCTGGGGCAAAGGTTCCTGTCGATGGGATTGTTATTTATGGTCACAGCTATGTAAATGAGAGTATGATCACAGGAGAAGCAAAGCCAGTTACGAAAAGACCTGGTGATAAG GTCATTGGCGGGACTGTAAATGAGAATGGATGCATCATAGTAAAGGCCACACATATTGGATCAGAGACTGCCCTTTCTCAGATTGTTCAACTTGTAGAAGCTGCTCAGTTGGCCAGAGCTCCTGTCCAGAAGTTGGCTGACCAGATCTCTAGGTTTTTTGTTCCAACT GTTGTCACTGTAGCATTTATAACATGGTTAGCATGGTTTGTTACCGGAGTAGCTGGTGTATATCCAAAACATTGGATCCCAAAAGCTATGGACAAATTTGAACTGGCTTTGCAGTTTGGGATATCTGTTGTTGTGGTAGCTTGCCCATGTGCTTTGGGACTCGCAACTCCTACTGCTGTCATGGTTGCTACTGGCAAGGGTGCTTCATTAGGTGTGCTTATCAAGGGGGGATCAGCACTTCAGAAGGCCCACAAG GTTAAAGCAGTGGTCTTTGACAAGACCGGAACGTTGACAGTAGGAAAACCTGTTGTTGTTAGTGCTGTTCTCTTTTCTGGGGTTACAATGGAGGAATTTTGTGATTTGGCTATTGCTGCAGAG GCAAACAGTGAACACCCTCTAGCTAAAGCTGTGGCTGAACATGCCAAAATTCTTCGTAGGAAACATGAATCATTGGTTGACCATGTCGAAGATGCAAAGGATTTTGAGGTCCACCCTGGAGCTGGAGTGAGTGGAAAGGTTGGTGAGAAGATAGTTTTGGTGGGAAACAAGAGGCTCTTACAGATTTACAATGTGTCGATGAGCGCTGAGGTTGAGGAATACATCACAAGAACAGAAATTTTAGCTAGAACTTGTGTGTTAGTTGCCATTGACGGCAAGGTTGCAGGGGCATTTTCTGTAACTGATCCAGTTAAGCCCGAAGCAAGGCATGTCGTTAAACATCTACATTCGATGGGTATCTCAAGTATCATGGTAACGGGTGATAATTGGGGTACTGCAACAGCAATAGCAAAAGAAGTTGGCATCAATCAAGTTTTTGCTGAAACTGAACCAATTGGAAAAGCTGATAAGATAAAGGAAATTCAG ATGAAAGGTCTGACAGTAGCAATGGTAGGAGACGGAATAAACGACTCACCGGCCCTAGTTGCTGCTGATGTTGGAATGGCAATTGGCGCTGGCACTAATGTTGCTATTGAGGCAGCTGATATAATACTCATCAAGAGCAATCTAGAAGATGTTGTGACGGCCATAGATCTCTCTCGGAAAACAATGTCTAGAATTCGACTTAACTACGTATGGGCACTCGGATACAATGTCCTAGCAATGCCCATTGCTGCAGGAATCTTATTCCCTTTCACTGGGATTCGACTACCGCCATGGGTTGCTGGGGCTTGCATGGCTGCCTCATCCGTCAGCGTGGTCTGTTCTTCTCTCTTGTTGCAGTCTTATAAGAAGCCTTTGAATGTTGGAAGTATCTGA